Proteins encoded together in one Catellatospora citrea window:
- a CDS encoding HEAT repeat domain-containing protein translates to MTPVSEPVRAAVRRGDLGWLATHLDAETCPPAVVKLLLRHHDPLLRHLGLECLGARIARPGTEQSESAELAGLLPATLDGAPETALVLARLHQRLWHQVPQQRRPQWRAAGLPIGVQLAWLRAEISHQPATVRHEPAGELLYQAVAGIAAADTDQLDDLVGELAASGDQVLQAAALRLAREGLHAALLAPARVREHLGRLLDAAGPAAAVLRELAEPWAAFAALRPEKLRLHLAADPPSPQLDAALAAATRHGHGDLLREVVADEAMPPRARQRALQALGDVAGRDDIGELTALAATDPLLFGVPMAACLRALHRRGLFPAGQDAAALVHLALADHTVSAAEVATILFTCRREAFHALVAQDADDAAWPRRLALLVALAQQGSGDLPVGDAIAGVLAGASRPEPFLAAIRALRHAPAEAAVLDALPRAPAAALRALEAVGGQRTVAALQEGLGLTSPGGDAPAGVIAPHLRPVRHRALELLWHLTDEPARRAAILARLDPRDVPRRIAADLGAPDRRELALLAADFDPDDPAAALRALARNGDAATLPAIADLLLRIVADLAASWEPGGPARPAGDRRADGPPAGEPAVPDDVVTAIHALGGRLHDRGKLRPYCLREAADAHEAGHALVATMVLDLLDRPGLSGGEQAVLLALLQRAPYAGTRARVHRLLRHRDRHVRKHVIALLAADTTGKDAEALAASLVALTAARDAPTVRQALLALGHIRAHWAAPAIAACLDHPTMNVKKTAAAVLIHAGAPAAVPKLLFWLGHHDNPGLRATLVEALRTILGPAYAATVLAAAEQADGERARGLLLDGLGGTLSARAVGALAQQGSPVAPTLLALVAAGRIRLVAGTVEDLAQQLAAHGIAAPARRAPAAGGPSGADVDALVRDGWNTETALRIVHRHEAMPEHLSAGQRAGLRPMLADWLHLAATETAVAPATLRLTLRLCPAPWSAEEIRNLARAARILTAALTGAEGDDRDDLIAVLEAVAPTLHPAQALDLAARLRALTPAAGRRSTLALLRRCGAVLTRADVEQALTTARLGPDPWLAETAALRDAFAVTSTVATATATATVAEVDAWRLGLEAAVGTPAALHDFRRRGDHTVPSRARLKTLIDTFPSAHPDVRGAMLDWMEGLQPIGAPSWTITEDAHRATPTARTPHDGDLDQPRSAAQHERLLAMLDAPTATRRDAAAAALRAWPEPETTRAVLRAFLHGRADVATDAHLAGALDSLDESELRTITGSPDAEPVRERVARLAWHLDPPDLHRLLPLLLDWWEHGQPATRASVERALRRAPALADLLAESLRGRLDAGAWGFLDLIAGWPLLRTPSLADTLGRLRAEGRDDLADKLTLVDGPLRRPDGVDSDAARLAALRERPQRATDPAAAGPSREELVRLIRTGHTEQIRRALTRLAELHEDGRPVGAAPVTDPELENLLADLLHHAEPRIRLHSQRLARKLLDRSTYLRHTTVLLDDPEPDVVRSAIDTLSHAAYQPAIPRIVGLLTHPRIAVRRTAAGGLVLIGPPATPALRQAAGHARPDRRHHYTAILDQITERESPEAGPDQGDRARLSPDPAGTTLTIP, encoded by the coding sequence ATGACACCAGTGAGCGAGCCGGTTCGGGCTGCGGTGCGACGCGGCGACCTCGGCTGGCTCGCCACCCATCTCGACGCCGAGACCTGCCCGCCGGCGGTCGTGAAGCTCCTCCTCCGTCACCACGACCCGCTGCTGCGGCATCTGGGCCTGGAGTGTCTGGGCGCGCGGATCGCCCGGCCCGGCACGGAGCAATCCGAGTCGGCCGAACTCGCCGGGCTGCTGCCGGCGACCCTGGACGGCGCGCCGGAGACGGCACTGGTCCTGGCCCGCCTCCATCAGCGACTGTGGCACCAGGTCCCCCAGCAGCGCCGGCCGCAGTGGCGTGCGGCGGGTCTGCCGATCGGCGTGCAGCTCGCCTGGCTGCGGGCGGAGATCTCCCACCAGCCGGCGACGGTCCGCCACGAACCGGCGGGCGAACTGCTCTACCAGGCCGTGGCCGGGATCGCCGCCGCCGACACCGACCAACTCGACGACCTGGTCGGGGAACTGGCCGCCAGCGGCGACCAGGTGCTCCAGGCCGCCGCGCTGCGGCTGGCTCGCGAGGGGCTGCACGCCGCGTTGCTGGCCCCGGCCCGCGTCCGTGAACACCTCGGCAGGCTGCTCGACGCGGCCGGTCCGGCCGCGGCCGTCCTGCGTGAGCTTGCCGAGCCGTGGGCCGCGTTCGCGGCACTGCGGCCGGAGAAACTGCGCCTGCACCTGGCCGCCGATCCACCGTCGCCGCAGCTCGATGCCGCGCTCGCGGCCGCGACCCGGCACGGACACGGTGACCTGCTGCGGGAGGTCGTCGCGGACGAGGCGATGCCTCCACGGGCTCGGCAGCGCGCGCTGCAGGCACTGGGCGACGTGGCGGGCCGCGACGACATCGGCGAGTTGACGGCGCTGGCCGCCACCGACCCGCTGCTGTTCGGCGTGCCGATGGCCGCATGCCTACGGGCCCTGCACCGGCGCGGCCTGTTCCCGGCCGGGCAGGACGCGGCGGCCCTCGTGCACCTCGCGCTCGCCGACCACACCGTGTCCGCGGCCGAGGTCGCCACGATCCTGTTCACCTGCCGGCGCGAGGCGTTCCACGCGCTGGTGGCCCAGGACGCCGACGACGCGGCGTGGCCGCGGCGGCTGGCGCTGCTGGTCGCGCTCGCCCAGCAGGGAAGCGGCGACCTCCCGGTCGGCGATGCGATCGCCGGCGTGCTGGCCGGGGCGTCGCGACCGGAGCCCTTCCTGGCCGCGATCCGTGCGCTGCGCCACGCCCCGGCCGAAGCGGCGGTGCTCGACGCGCTGCCGAGGGCGCCCGCGGCGGCGTTGCGCGCCCTGGAGGCCGTCGGCGGACAGCGGACCGTGGCCGCGCTACAGGAAGGGCTCGGCCTGACCTCGCCGGGCGGCGACGCCCCGGCGGGTGTCATCGCACCTCACCTGCGTCCGGTCCGCCATCGTGCCCTGGAATTGCTCTGGCACCTCACCGACGAGCCCGCCCGGCGTGCCGCGATCCTGGCCCGGCTCGACCCCCGCGACGTTCCCCGCCGGATCGCCGCCGACCTCGGTGCACCCGACCGCCGTGAACTGGCGCTGCTGGCCGCCGACTTCGACCCGGACGACCCGGCGGCGGCGCTGCGGGCGCTGGCCCGCAACGGCGACGCCGCCACCCTGCCGGCCATCGCCGACCTCCTGCTGCGGATAGTGGCGGACCTCGCGGCGTCGTGGGAGCCGGGCGGCCCCGCCCGGCCCGCCGGCGACCGTCGCGCGGACGGGCCGCCCGCGGGTGAACCCGCCGTGCCCGACGACGTCGTGACCGCGATCCACGCGCTCGGCGGCCGGCTCCACGACCGCGGCAAGCTACGGCCGTACTGCCTGCGCGAGGCCGCCGACGCCCACGAGGCCGGCCACGCGCTAGTCGCGACCATGGTGCTGGACCTGCTGGACCGCCCCGGCCTGTCCGGTGGCGAGCAGGCCGTCCTGCTCGCCCTGCTGCAACGCGCCCCGTATGCGGGCACCCGCGCCCGCGTGCACCGGCTGCTGCGCCACCGGGACCGCCACGTCCGTAAGCACGTGATCGCGCTGCTGGCCGCCGACACCACCGGCAAGGACGCCGAGGCGCTGGCGGCGAGCCTGGTCGCGTTGACCGCCGCCCGGGACGCGCCGACCGTGCGGCAGGCGCTGCTCGCCCTCGGCCACATCCGGGCACACTGGGCCGCGCCGGCGATCGCGGCGTGCCTGGACCACCCGACCATGAACGTCAAGAAGACCGCCGCCGCCGTCCTGATCCACGCAGGTGCGCCCGCCGCAGTGCCGAAGCTGCTGTTCTGGCTCGGCCACCACGACAACCCGGGCCTGCGGGCCACCCTCGTCGAGGCACTTCGGACGATCCTGGGTCCGGCGTACGCCGCCACGGTCCTCGCGGCAGCCGAGCAGGCCGACGGCGAGCGGGCCCGCGGGCTGCTGCTCGACGGGCTCGGCGGGACGCTGTCGGCGCGTGCCGTCGGCGCGCTGGCGCAGCAGGGCTCACCGGTGGCGCCGACGCTGCTGGCACTGGTCGCCGCGGGCCGGATCAGGCTCGTTGCCGGTACCGTCGAGGATCTGGCGCAGCAGCTGGCAGCACACGGCATCGCCGCACCCGCCCGCCGCGCGCCTGCCGCCGGCGGCCCGTCCGGCGCGGACGTCGACGCGTTGGTGCGCGACGGCTGGAACACCGAGACCGCCCTGCGGATCGTGCACAGACACGAAGCAATGCCCGAGCACCTGAGCGCTGGCCAGCGCGCCGGGCTACGCCCGATGCTCGCCGACTGGCTCCACCTGGCCGCCACCGAGACGGCCGTGGCACCGGCGACCCTGCGGCTCACCCTGCGGCTCTGCCCCGCGCCATGGTCGGCCGAGGAGATCAGGAATCTCGCCCGGGCAGCTCGGATCCTGACCGCGGCACTCACCGGGGCCGAAGGCGACGACCGGGACGACCTGATCGCGGTGCTCGAAGCCGTCGCGCCCACCCTGCACCCGGCCCAGGCCCTCGACCTCGCCGCCCGGCTCCGCGCGCTGACGCCAGCCGCCGGGCGACGATCGACGCTGGCGCTGCTGCGCCGGTGCGGCGCAGTCCTGACCCGCGCCGACGTCGAGCAGGCGCTCACCACCGCCCGGCTCGGCCCCGACCCGTGGCTCGCCGAGACCGCGGCCCTACGCGACGCCTTCGCCGTCACCAGCACCGTCGCCACTGCCACTGCCACTGCCACCGTCGCCGAGGTCGATGCCTGGCGCCTCGGGCTCGAAGCCGCCGTCGGCACACCGGCCGCCCTCCACGACTTCCGCCGGCGCGGCGATCACACCGTCCCGTCGCGCGCCCGGCTCAAGACCCTGATCGACACGTTCCCGTCGGCGCACCCGGACGTCCGCGGCGCGATGCTGGACTGGATGGAGGGCCTGCAACCCATCGGCGCACCTTCCTGGACCATCACCGAGGACGCCCACCGGGCCACGCCCACGGCGCGGACACCGCACGACGGCGACCTCGACCAGCCACGCTCGGCAGCCCAACATGAACGCCTGCTCGCCATGCTCGACGCGCCCACCGCAACCCGGCGCGATGCCGCCGCCGCGGCGTTGCGAGCCTGGCCGGAACCGGAGACCACCCGCGCCGTGCTCCGCGCGTTCCTGCACGGACGCGCCGACGTCGCGACCGACGCCCACCTCGCGGGAGCCCTCGACAGCCTCGACGAATCCGAGCTGCGAACGATCACCGGCAGCCCGGACGCCGAGCCGGTCCGCGAACGAGTCGCCCGCCTGGCGTGGCACCTCGACCCGCCCGACCTGCACCGACTACTGCCGCTGCTGCTGGACTGGTGGGAGCACGGGCAACCTGCCACCCGCGCGTCTGTCGAACGCGCGCTGCGCCGCGCTCCCGCACTCGCCGATCTCCTCGCCGAAAGCCTCCGTGGCCGCCTCGACGCCGGAGCCTGGGGTTTCCTCGACCTGATCGCCGGATGGCCACTGCTGCGGACCCCGTCCCTGGCCGACACCCTCGGGCGGCTGCGCGCCGAAGGCCGTGACGACCTCGCCGACAAGCTCACCCTCGTGGACGGCCCGCTACGCCGACCCGACGGCGTCGACAGCGACGCCGCCCGGCTCGCGGCACTGCGCGAACGCCCGCAGCGGGCCACCGACCCTGCCGCAGCCGGTCCGTCACGCGAGGAGCTGGTCCGGCTCATCCGCACCGGCCACACCGAACAGATCCGCCGCGCGCTCACCCGCCTCGCCGAACTTCACGAGGACGGGCGCCCGGTCGGCGCCGCGCCGGTCACCGATCCCGAGCTGGAGAACCTGCTGGCCGACCTGCTCCACCACGCCGAGCCCCGAATCCGCCTGCACAGCCAGCGGCTCGCGCGCAAGCTCCTGGACCGTTCCACCTACCTGCGGCACACCACGGTGCTGCTCGACGACCCCGAACCCGACGTGGTCCGGTCGGCGATCGACACCCTCAGCCACGCTGCGTACCAACCGGCGATCCCACGGATCGTCGGCCTGCTCACGCACCCCCGCATCGCGGTACGCAGGACCGCCGCCGGCGGTCTGGTCCTGATCGGACCGCCGGCGACCCCGGCTCTCAGGCAGGCGGCCGGCCACGCCCGACCGGACAGGCGGCACCACTACACCGCGATCCTCGACCAGATCACCGAGCGCGAGTCACCCGAGGCCGGACCGGATCAGGGCGATCGAGCGCGGTTGAGTCCCGACCCGGCCGGGACTACGCTGACCATCCCATGA
- a CDS encoding potassium transporter Kup codes for MTSRQQETGHGPGARDVVRLAVVVGALGVVFGDIGTSPIYTMQTVFNPADPHPVPVSVDNVFGVASLIFWSVMIIVTVTYVLLAMRVDNQGEGGIMALITLLRRWSSNGGRTAAVLAALGIFGAALFFGDSMITPAISVLSAIEGLEIVNPDLEPAVVPITAVIIVALFMVQRRGTAAVGRVFGPVMIAWFLVIAVLGIAGITHHPDILKALSPTYALSFLADHFGIAFFALAAIVLSVTGAEALYADMGHFGRRAITRGWLGLVLPACVLSYLGQGALILENPANISSPFFLLAPGWARLPLVILATAATVIASQAVITGAYSVASQAAQLGYLPRLRIAHTSEATMGQIYVPWINWLLMTSVLILVFAFQTSAALAYAFGMAVTGTITITTLLFFYVARLKWGTPRWLLGIGAFLLLGVDLLFVAANLTKLVHGAWLPLLIGLTAFTIMTTWQRGREIVTAERARTEGTLPEFVEQLRETAASTATVPGTAVFLNRGKQTAPLALRANLEHNHVRHEHVVIMSIETDTVPRVPADERITVDDLGYTDDGITHVTARFGYMDNPDVPAALHTLDPAVTEGQLDLDNASYFLSTIELRRGTAPTMASWRKRLFIATSYITADAAAHFDLPRDRTIIMGSHIDV; via the coding sequence GTGACGAGCCGTCAACAGGAGACGGGCCACGGCCCGGGCGCACGGGACGTGGTGCGGCTCGCCGTCGTCGTAGGCGCGCTGGGAGTGGTGTTCGGCGACATCGGCACCAGCCCGATCTACACCATGCAGACCGTGTTCAACCCTGCCGACCCGCACCCCGTGCCCGTCAGCGTGGACAACGTGTTCGGCGTCGCGTCCCTGATCTTCTGGTCCGTGATGATCATCGTGACGGTCACCTACGTCCTGCTCGCTATGCGCGTCGACAACCAGGGCGAGGGCGGCATCATGGCGCTCATCACGCTGCTGCGCCGGTGGAGTTCCAACGGCGGCCGAACGGCGGCCGTGCTCGCGGCGCTGGGCATCTTCGGCGCGGCGCTGTTCTTCGGCGACAGCATGATCACCCCGGCGATCTCGGTGCTGTCGGCGATCGAAGGCCTGGAGATCGTCAACCCCGATCTGGAGCCGGCGGTCGTCCCGATCACCGCCGTGATCATCGTGGCGCTGTTCATGGTGCAACGCAGGGGCACCGCAGCGGTCGGCCGCGTGTTCGGCCCCGTCATGATCGCCTGGTTCCTGGTCATCGCGGTGCTCGGGATCGCCGGGATCACCCACCACCCCGACATCCTCAAGGCCCTGTCCCCCACGTACGCCCTGAGCTTCCTGGCCGACCACTTCGGCATCGCGTTCTTCGCGCTGGCCGCGATCGTGCTGTCGGTCACCGGCGCCGAGGCGCTCTACGCCGACATGGGCCACTTCGGCCGCCGCGCCATCACCCGCGGCTGGCTGGGTCTGGTCCTGCCCGCCTGCGTGCTCAGCTACCTCGGCCAGGGCGCGCTGATCCTCGAAAACCCCGCCAACATCAGCAGCCCTTTCTTCCTGCTCGCTCCCGGCTGGGCCCGGCTGCCGCTGGTCATCCTGGCCACCGCCGCGACCGTCATCGCGTCCCAGGCCGTGATCACCGGCGCGTACTCCGTCGCCTCCCAGGCCGCGCAGCTGGGCTACCTGCCGCGGCTGCGGATCGCGCACACCTCCGAGGCGACCATGGGCCAGATCTACGTCCCGTGGATCAACTGGCTGCTGATGACCTCGGTGCTGATCCTCGTGTTCGCGTTCCAGACCTCCGCGGCCCTGGCGTACGCGTTCGGCATGGCCGTCACCGGCACCATCACCATCACCACCCTGCTGTTCTTCTACGTCGCCCGCCTGAAGTGGGGCACCCCGCGCTGGCTGCTCGGCATCGGGGCGTTCCTGCTGCTGGGCGTGGACCTGCTGTTCGTCGCCGCCAACCTGACCAAGCTGGTGCACGGCGCATGGCTGCCACTGCTCATCGGCCTCACCGCGTTCACGATCATGACAACGTGGCAGCGCGGACGCGAGATCGTCACCGCCGAGCGCGCGCGCACCGAAGGAACGCTGCCCGAGTTCGTCGAGCAACTACGCGAGACGGCCGCCTCCACCGCGACGGTGCCCGGCACGGCGGTCTTCCTCAACCGCGGCAAGCAGACCGCCCCGCTGGCCCTGCGCGCCAACCTCGAGCACAACCACGTCCGGCACGAGCACGTCGTCATCATGTCGATCGAAACCGACACCGTGCCCCGCGTGCCCGCCGACGAACGCATCACCGTCGACGACCTCGGCTACACCGACGACGGCATCACCCACGTCACCGCACGGTTCGGATACATGGACAACCCGGACGTGCCCGCCGCACTGCACACCCTGGACCCGGCGGTCACCGAGGGACAGCTGGATCTCGACAACGCGTCGTACTTCCTGTCGACGATCGAACTGCGGCGCGGAACGGCGCCGACGATGGCGTCGTGGCGCAAGCGACTGTTCATCGCCACCTCGTACATCACCGCCGACGCGGCCGCGCACTTCGACCTGCCGCGCGACCGCACCATCATCATGGGCTCGCACATCGACGTGTAG